One Desulfobulbus oligotrophicus DNA segment encodes these proteins:
- a CDS encoding enoyl-CoA hydratase/isomerase family protein: MAYTSIEFSCSDGIARITFNRPKALNALNAALLDEFADALKKVSQDEAVRVLLVTGAGEKSFVAGADITEIAPLSPLGAKKFAQRGQTVIGQLQDLAVPVIAVVNGYALGGGCEVALACDFIYASEKAIFGLPEISLGVIPGFGGTQRLPRIVGESRAKEMILTGKHISATEALEIGLVNRMFPPDTLMEAAMETARMIASKGKASLCAAKQAVNQGLNVDLPTGMHIERDLFALCLASPDAKEGTAAFLEKRKPVFTGSLHD; this comes from the coding sequence ATGGCCTACACATCCATAGAATTCAGCTGTTCTGATGGCATTGCACGCATAACCTTCAACCGTCCAAAAGCTCTTAATGCACTTAACGCTGCCCTGCTTGACGAATTTGCCGACGCACTGAAAAAAGTCAGTCAAGACGAAGCAGTTCGGGTTTTGCTTGTAACCGGGGCCGGGGAAAAATCTTTTGTGGCCGGTGCGGATATCACCGAGATTGCTCCTCTGAGCCCATTAGGGGCGAAGAAGTTCGCACAACGTGGGCAGACTGTGATCGGGCAGCTGCAGGATCTTGCTGTTCCTGTCATCGCCGTGGTCAATGGCTATGCGCTGGGTGGGGGGTGTGAAGTGGCGTTGGCGTGTGATTTTATCTATGCGTCTGAAAAAGCAATTTTCGGGTTGCCGGAAATCAGTCTCGGGGTCATTCCCGGCTTTGGAGGCACACAGCGTTTACCTCGTATTGTGGGGGAAAGTCGTGCCAAAGAGATGATTTTAACCGGCAAACATATAAGTGCGACTGAAGCCCTGGAGATAGGTCTGGTGAACAGGATGTTTCCTCCGGACACTTTGATGGAAGCCGCCATGGAGACAGCCAGGATGATCGCCTCTAAAGGAAAGGCTTCGCTTTGCGCAGCTAAACAGGCGGTAAATCAGGGGCTGAACGTTGATCTGCCTACAGGAATGCATATTGAACGCGATCTTTTTGCCCTCTGCCTGGCAAGCCCTGATGCCAAAGAGGGGACAGCAGCCTTCCTCGAAAAACGCAAGCCGGTTTTTACCGGCAGTCTGCATGATTAG
- a CDS encoding iron-containing alcohol dehydrogenase family protein: MYRNFKIVPNIIFGRGSFNQLGDILAPKRVTPDSYIVFVLDDIFKERPLKNRIPMEKGDLLILVNVDNEPTTKYIDQLVAQIQAYNPNKPVGIIGIGGGSTMDIAKAISLMLNNPGSAADYQGWDLIKNPAVYHAAVPTLAGTGAEVSRTTVLTGPVKKLGINSDFTVYDQIMLDPELIDGVPKDQWFYTGMDCYIHDIESLHGTYINEFSRAYAEKSVALCRQVFLDDHPDKDDKLMMASYFGGMSIAYSQVGACHALSYGLAFVLGTHHGIGCCITFDHLEEVYPEGVREFRRMMEKHDIHLPRNLTKDLDEQSLQTMAEVAIGLTPLWENCFGKDWQQIITKERLLDMYRKM, from the coding sequence ATGTATAGAAATTTCAAAATAGTCCCCAATATCATATTCGGACGTGGCAGTTTCAACCAGTTAGGTGACATCCTTGCTCCCAAACGAGTGACACCGGACTCCTATATCGTCTTTGTACTTGACGATATCTTCAAGGAGCGACCGCTGAAAAACCGGATCCCCATGGAAAAAGGCGATCTCCTCATCCTGGTCAATGTCGATAACGAACCGACCACAAAGTATATCGACCAGCTTGTCGCCCAGATACAGGCCTACAATCCGAACAAGCCGGTCGGTATTATCGGCATCGGTGGCGGATCGACCATGGATATTGCCAAAGCGATCTCCCTGATGCTCAACAATCCCGGCTCAGCCGCCGATTACCAGGGTTGGGATCTCATTAAAAATCCAGCGGTCTACCATGCGGCAGTGCCCACCTTGGCCGGTACCGGTGCAGAAGTCTCCCGCACCACTGTGCTGACCGGGCCGGTGAAAAAGCTCGGCATCAACTCTGATTTCACGGTGTACGATCAGATCATGCTTGACCCTGAACTTATCGACGGTGTACCAAAGGACCAGTGGTTCTATACTGGCATGGACTGTTATATCCATGATATCGAATCCTTACATGGCACCTACATCAACGAATTCAGCCGTGCCTATGCGGAAAAATCTGTTGCTCTCTGCCGCCAGGTTTTTCTTGACGACCATCCGGACAAAGACGATAAACTCATGATGGCCTCCTACTTTGGAGGCATGTCCATCGCGTACTCCCAGGTAGGCGCCTGCCATGCACTTTCATACGGACTGGCCTTTGTGCTCGGAACGCATCACGGTATTGGTTGTTGCATCACCTTCGATCACCTCGAAGAGGTCTATCCGGAAGGGGTACGGGAGTTCCGCCGCATGATGGAAAAACACGACATCCATCTGCCGCGCAACCTGACAAAAGACCTTGATGAACAGTCCCTGCAGACCATGGCCGAGGTAGCCATTGGTCTGACCCCGCTCTGGGAGAACTGCTTTGGTAAGGATTGGCAGCAGATCATAACAAAAGAACGTCTCCTTGATATGTATCGAAAAATGTAA
- a CDS encoding Rid family detoxifying hydrolase, with the protein MQQRIPVITPEAPAAIGPYSQAVRTDSFLFTSGIIPIDIQTGGISEGSIEEHAHLVFRYLSAVAEAAGTCLARAVKVTIFLTDIAHFQQVNAVYTQYFNEPYPARTALQVAALPKGAMIEVEAVILL; encoded by the coding sequence ATGCAACAGCGAATACCTGTTATCACACCTGAGGCACCGGCTGCGATAGGCCCTTATTCACAGGCTGTCCGCACCGACTCCTTTTTGTTTACCTCCGGTATTATCCCCATTGATATACAGACCGGCGGTATCTCTGAAGGCAGTATTGAAGAGCATGCCCATCTGGTTTTTCGGTATTTGAGCGCTGTTGCCGAGGCTGCAGGTACGTGTCTGGCCCGGGCGGTCAAGGTGACGATTTTCTTGACCGATATAGCACATTTTCAACAGGTCAACGCGGTGTATACCCAATACTTCAACGAACCTTATCCAGCCCGAACTGCTCTCCAGGTTGCAGCGTTGCCCAAAGGGGCGATGATTGAGGTTGAAGCGGTTATCCTGTTATAA
- a CDS encoding DUF2971 domain-containing protein, with the protein MQEIETLTRVLYADTPQSTLYHYTTFSGLLGIVQSRTLWASDIRYMNDSAELRHTADLIAAEVRERIEDGRANSSLLSQFADWVAHWITSGHMLFGASFRSHGNLLSQWRGYSLPGKGVSLGFCPEYILRCAARQGFMIGKCIYEPARQQNLIGQVVDAVERLGGTREDESLSAVERSALYRESFAAVETDLLRIAAILKHPSFREEKEWRIVSPVLTRSGEIPIRFREGHDMLVPYIEFDLAGEGGAPVMDHLYLGPTENMNISMNSLQMFLEQSGIVPKRGIDYCRIPFRQR; encoded by the coding sequence ATGCAAGAAATCGAGACCTTAACCAGGGTGCTTTACGCAGACACCCCACAGAGCACGCTCTATCATTACACGACCTTCAGCGGGTTACTGGGGATTGTTCAGAGCCGGACCCTATGGGCCAGTGATATTCGTTATATGAACGATTCTGCAGAGTTGCGACATACCGCCGACCTGATAGCTGCCGAGGTGCGTGAACGTATCGAAGATGGTCGGGCCAACTCAAGCCTGTTATCCCAGTTTGCCGACTGGGTTGCACATTGGATTACCAGTGGCCACATGCTGTTTGGCGCGTCTTTCCGCTCCCACGGTAATCTACTCAGTCAATGGCGAGGTTACAGCCTGCCGGGCAAAGGGGTGAGCCTGGGTTTTTGCCCCGAGTATATCCTTCGTTGTGCGGCCAGGCAGGGGTTCATGATTGGTAAATGCATCTATGAGCCGGCACGTCAGCAGAACCTGATCGGGCAGGTGGTCGACGCTGTGGAACGGTTGGGAGGAACTCGGGAGGATGAGAGTTTATCGGCTGTTGAACGGTCGGCCCTGTATCGCGAATCATTTGCCGCCGTGGAAACCGATTTGTTGCGTATCGCTGCTATCCTTAAGCACCCCTCTTTCCGTGAGGAAAAAGAGTGGCGGATCGTCTCGCCGGTCTTGACCCGTTCTGGTGAAATTCCCATTCGTTTCCGTGAGGGGCATGATATGCTGGTGCCGTATATTGAGTTCGATCTTGCCGGAGAAGGTGGGGCTCCGGTCATGGATCATCTGTACCTCGGGCCGACGGAAAATATGAATATTTCAATGAACTCATTGCAGATGTTTCTTGAGCAGTCCGGCATTGTTCCCAAACGCGGTATTGATTACTGCCGGATCCCTTTTCGCCAGCGGTAA
- a CDS encoding glycogen/starch/alpha-glucan phosphorylase, producing MDKHIVDPADNHAYASVFQGTGIEDFKICIRHHLMSFQGRDPDRAGDQDVYRALSYALRDVLMEKWIKTQKTFYAGKMKRVYYLSLEFLVGRSLGTAILNMGLMDEVTQAIEQLGYDLEELRDCEEDAALGNGGLGRLASCFMDSIATMKIPAYGYGIRYDFGLFNQRIVDGYQVETPDSWLRLGSPWMYERTSFMYPVQFYGHVTATTDKLGNYRARWVDTEIVMAMACDMLVPGFNNDHVINMRLWRAKASRELDLRYFNVGDYISAVESKVLSETISKVLYPSDDISEGQELRLKQQYFFVAATFQDILRRYRKDNDTFDDFPNQVAVQLNDTHPAIAIPELMRLLLDIEGLGWEQAWNICVNTFAYTNHTLMPEALETWPVDMLGRVLPRHLEIIYEINRRFLEEVANLYPGNTRKIQEMSLIEEGSVRRVRMANLAIVGSHSVNGVAALHSELLKTNLFRHFHEMWPDKINSKTNGITPRRWLLKCNQGLAGLIGDKIGFDWVVDLDKLRGLESYCDDPVFHQQWQTVKLENKKRLARIITATCAVDVDPGSLFDIQVKRIHEYKRQLLNVLHAIDFYHRIITHRDEPVTPRTIIFAGKAAPSYWKAKLIIKLINSVGDVVNNDPRVGDRLKVVFIPNYSVSLAERIIPAADLSEQISTAGTEASGTGNMKFALNGALTIGTLDGANIEIREEVGAENIFIFGMTAEEAEYEKKCKSRKPWQIYEANPAVRQIIDAIGGGAFSNGDTELFRPLVNDLLSENDPYLLLLDLESYLDCQRLVGQTYVDKAIWTRRSILNVARMGKFSSDRTIKEYAEQIWGLKLER from the coding sequence ATGGATAAACACATTGTTGATCCGGCTGATAACCATGCCTATGCATCTGTTTTCCAGGGAACCGGAATAGAAGATTTTAAGATCTGTATCCGCCATCATCTGATGAGCTTTCAGGGACGTGATCCGGACCGGGCTGGGGATCAGGATGTTTATCGGGCCCTGTCCTATGCCTTGCGTGACGTTTTGATGGAAAAATGGATCAAGACGCAGAAGACCTTTTATGCAGGTAAGATGAAGCGGGTTTATTACCTCTCGCTGGAATTTCTAGTCGGACGTTCGCTTGGTACCGCCATCCTCAATATGGGGCTCATGGATGAGGTGACACAGGCGATTGAGCAGCTGGGATACGACCTTGAAGAGTTGCGGGACTGTGAAGAAGACGCGGCTCTCGGCAACGGTGGTCTTGGCAGGCTGGCCTCCTGCTTCATGGATTCCATTGCCACTATGAAGATCCCGGCCTATGGCTACGGCATTCGCTATGACTTCGGTCTTTTTAACCAGCGAATTGTTGACGGCTACCAGGTGGAGACACCGGACAGTTGGCTGCGGTTGGGCTCACCCTGGATGTATGAGCGCACCTCGTTCATGTATCCGGTTCAATTTTATGGTCATGTGACAGCAACGACGGACAAGTTGGGCAATTACCGCGCCAGGTGGGTTGATACGGAGATTGTCATGGCCATGGCCTGCGATATGCTGGTGCCGGGTTTCAACAATGACCATGTCATCAATATGCGTCTTTGGAGGGCCAAGGCCTCCCGAGAGTTGGATTTACGGTATTTCAACGTTGGTGACTATATCAGCGCTGTAGAAAGTAAAGTGCTGTCTGAGACTATCTCCAAGGTGTTGTATCCCAGTGATGACATCAGTGAGGGCCAGGAGCTTCGGCTCAAGCAGCAGTATTTTTTTGTGGCTGCAACCTTTCAGGATATTTTACGTCGCTATCGTAAAGATAATGATACGTTCGATGATTTTCCCAATCAGGTGGCAGTTCAACTCAACGATACTCATCCTGCCATCGCCATCCCAGAGTTGATGCGCCTGCTTCTTGATATTGAGGGCCTGGGTTGGGAACAGGCCTGGAACATCTGCGTCAACACCTTTGCCTATACCAATCACACGCTGATGCCGGAGGCTCTGGAGACATGGCCTGTTGATATGCTCGGTCGGGTTTTGCCCCGGCACCTTGAGATTATCTATGAAATCAACCGGCGCTTTCTTGAGGAAGTGGCGAACCTGTATCCTGGGAACACCCGAAAAATTCAGGAGATGTCACTGATTGAAGAGGGGTCGGTACGACGGGTACGTATGGCCAATCTTGCCATTGTCGGCAGTCATTCGGTGAACGGTGTGGCTGCGTTGCACAGTGAGCTCCTCAAAACCAATCTGTTCCGTCATTTTCATGAGATGTGGCCGGACAAAATCAACTCCAAAACAAACGGCATTACACCCCGCCGCTGGCTGTTGAAGTGCAATCAGGGGTTGGCGGGATTGATCGGTGACAAGATCGGTTTTGACTGGGTGGTTGATCTGGATAAACTTCGCGGTCTGGAGTCCTACTGCGATGATCCGGTTTTTCATCAGCAGTGGCAGACTGTGAAACTGGAGAACAAGAAGCGATTAGCCAGGATCATTACGGCAACCTGTGCTGTTGACGTGGATCCGGGCAGCCTGTTCGATATTCAGGTGAAGCGTATTCATGAGTATAAGCGACAGTTGCTCAATGTTCTCCATGCGATTGATTTTTACCATCGTATCATCACCCACCGGGACGAACCGGTGACCCCGCGAACAATTATTTTTGCCGGGAAGGCCGCGCCATCATACTGGAAGGCCAAGTTGATTATCAAGTTGATCAACTCGGTGGGCGATGTGGTCAACAATGATCCGCGTGTGGGCGACCGGCTGAAGGTGGTCTTCATTCCCAACTACAGCGTATCTCTGGCTGAACGGATTATCCCGGCGGCTGATCTTTCCGAACAGATATCCACTGCAGGCACCGAGGCATCAGGGACCGGCAACATGAAGTTTGCACTGAATGGTGCCTTGACGATCGGTACCCTTGATGGAGCCAATATCGAGATCCGCGAAGAAGTGGGGGCAGAGAATATCTTTATCTTCGGCATGACCGCTGAGGAGGCTGAGTATGAGAAAAAATGCAAATCTCGTAAGCCCTGGCAGATTTACGAAGCCAACCCTGCTGTGCGTCAGATCATTGATGCCATTGGTGGCGGTGCCTTCAGTAATGGTGATACCGAACTGTTTCGACCGTTAGTCAACGATCTGCTGAGTGAAAACGATCCTTATCTGCTCCTGCTTGATCTGGAATCCTATCTGGACTGTCAACGGCTGGTGGGGCAAACGTATGTTGACAAGGCGATATGGACCCGACGATCAATCCTGAATGTGGCACGGATGGGTAAGTTTTCCAGTGATCGGACGATTAAGGAGTATGCCGAACAGATTTGGGGTCTGAAGTTGGAGAGGTGA
- a CDS encoding thioredoxin family protein, whose protein sequence is MVLTASTMLALGAGAPSFVLPDTSGNTVRLEDFKGAAGLLVMFLCNHCPYVKHVQKELTALGHAYMAKGIAMVAISSNDADAYPDDSFVRMGEEARRAGYPFPYLYDKTQEVARAYHAACTPDFFLFNRDLELVYRGQLDDARPGKPVPVTGRDLRRALDALLAGHPISPEQKPSMGCNIKWLPGNAPIYFAGG, encoded by the coding sequence ATGGTCCTGACCGCATCGACTATGCTGGCCCTGGGGGCCGGCGCACCATCATTCGTCCTGCCGGACACCAGCGGAAACACCGTCCGACTCGAAGATTTCAAAGGGGCTGCCGGTTTGCTGGTGATGTTTCTCTGTAATCACTGTCCTTATGTCAAGCACGTGCAAAAGGAATTAACGGCCCTGGGGCATGCGTACATGGCCAAAGGTATTGCCATGGTCGCCATCAGCAGCAACGATGCCGATGCGTATCCTGATGACAGTTTTGTTCGCATGGGTGAGGAGGCTCGCCGGGCAGGTTATCCCTTTCCCTATCTCTACGACAAAACGCAGGAGGTGGCCAGGGCATACCATGCTGCCTGTACCCCGGACTTTTTTCTTTTTAATCGTGATCTCGAACTTGTCTATCGGGGGCAACTTGATGATGCCCGACCCGGGAAGCCGGTACCGGTCACAGGGCGTGATCTGCGCAGAGCGCTTGATGCTCTTCTGGCAGGTCACCCGATTTCTCCTGAGCAGAAACCGAGCATGGGCTGTAATATCAAGTGGCTGCCGGGTAATGCACCAATATATTTTGCAGGTGGATGA
- a CDS encoding radical SAM/SPASM domain-containing protein encodes MSQKQAGFKKIYIEITNRCNLGCSFCVRSKRPLQDMDITAFAEVLERLQGYTQDLCLHVLGEPLFHPRFASFLTLCHAFGMRVNLTTNGTLIKRHRQLLLTAPALHQLNISLHSLDELSTDAARTHLQEIIALTREASRSTALYVSLRFWNMHVHTLLQGSEKKHWLLNELVAAFTDAPVDLNSGLNGRGLCLADRVFLNPELPFTWPQLASPELDKYGSCRALRDHLAILVDGTVVACCLDAEGHLTLGNIFQQPLAEILAGSRAGRIREGFAHQWLLEPLCRRCSYQRRFTRRHPDGNQSAWRTNVCRDSAGSAPVKIR; translated from the coding sequence GTGAGTCAGAAGCAAGCAGGATTTAAGAAGATCTACATTGAAATCACCAACCGCTGCAACCTGGGCTGCTCATTTTGTGTCAGAAGCAAGCGCCCTTTGCAGGATATGGATATCACAGCTTTTGCCGAAGTGCTGGAGCGTCTGCAGGGGTACACGCAAGATCTCTGTCTGCATGTGCTGGGGGAACCGTTATTCCACCCTCGATTTGCATCGTTCCTCACACTCTGTCATGCCTTTGGCATGCGCGTCAACCTGACCACCAACGGTACCCTGATTAAACGGCATCGACAGCTTCTGCTGACAGCTCCTGCCCTGCACCAGCTGAATATCTCTCTCCACAGTTTGGATGAACTCTCTACTGATGCGGCTCGAACACACTTACAGGAGATTATCGCGTTGACCAGGGAGGCAAGCCGATCGACTGCACTGTATGTCAGCCTCCGGTTCTGGAACATGCATGTGCATACACTTTTGCAAGGCTCCGAGAAAAAACACTGGCTGCTCAATGAACTGGTTGCTGCTTTTACTGATGCACCGGTGGATCTCAACAGTGGATTGAACGGGCGTGGCCTTTGTTTGGCAGATCGGGTGTTTCTCAATCCAGAGCTGCCATTCACCTGGCCGCAACTTGCCTCGCCCGAGCTTGATAAGTATGGCTCGTGTCGTGCTCTGCGAGATCATCTGGCCATTTTGGTTGATGGCACGGTTGTCGCCTGCTGTCTGGATGCTGAAGGTCATCTGACGCTGGGCAACATCTTTCAACAGCCTCTTGCTGAGATCCTGGCCGGCTCTCGTGCCGGCCGTATTCGGGAAGGCTTTGCTCATCAGTGGTTACTTGAACCACTTTGCCGCCGGTGTTCGTATCAGCGGCGATTTACCCGTCGTCATCCTGATGGTAACCAGTCAGCCTGGAGAACAAACGTTTGTCGGGATAGTGCGGGCAGTGCGCCGGTAAAGATCCGTTGA
- a CDS encoding PfkB family carbohydrate kinase codes for MHKGTFLGLATADTVYYVPHFLERNQKLKAERQLAYAGGPATNAAVAFAAFGNESTLLTGLGQHPMAHIAKVDLADHKVRLIDCTDQPRRPPILSTIIVDLSCGERSVVYSSTDLRKLRSDTINKNTLEYSDVLLLDGYYLPQAIQLATLAKKLKIPVVFDGGSWKDGLENLLPLVDYAICSNAFFLPGSTNQEGLTDFLQQQGIQCIAITRDGQPIIAHCQGQTREIPVMQVKTVDTLGAGDIFHGAFCHYILECDFLLSLERSGEVASLSCTSLGTRAWIEQEKFL; via the coding sequence ATGCATAAAGGTACATTCCTCGGACTGGCGACTGCTGATACTGTCTACTATGTCCCTCATTTTCTCGAACGCAACCAAAAACTCAAAGCCGAGCGACAGCTCGCTTATGCCGGCGGCCCGGCAACCAATGCCGCAGTTGCCTTTGCCGCCTTTGGCAACGAATCCACCCTGCTCACCGGGCTGGGACAGCATCCAATGGCTCATATTGCCAAGGTGGACCTTGCTGATCACAAAGTCCGGCTCATCGACTGTACCGATCAACCACGCAGGCCGCCGATTCTTTCGACAATTATTGTTGATCTCTCCTGTGGTGAACGCAGTGTGGTGTATTCGAGCACAGATCTGCGCAAACTTCGTTCCGACACCATCAATAAAAACACTTTGGAGTATTCTGACGTCCTGCTGCTCGACGGTTACTATTTACCGCAGGCAATTCAACTGGCCACTTTGGCGAAAAAACTGAAAATTCCGGTGGTGTTTGACGGCGGCAGCTGGAAAGACGGATTGGAAAACCTGTTACCGCTGGTTGACTACGCCATCTGCTCGAATGCTTTTTTTCTGCCCGGCAGTACCAATCAGGAAGGGCTCACGGATTTTCTACAACAACAGGGTATCCAGTGTATTGCCATTACCAGGGATGGTCAACCGATCATTGCCCATTGTCAGGGTCAAACCAGGGAAATTCCGGTCATGCAGGTGAAAACTGTTGATACTCTCGGCGCCGGTGATATTTTTCATGGTGCTTTCTGCCACTATATCCTGGAATGTGATTTTCTGCTCAGTCTGGAGCGTTCCGGAGAGGTTGCCAGCCTTTCCTGCACCTCTCTGGGCACCCGGGCCTGGATTGAGCAGGAAAAATTTCTCTGA
- a CDS encoding radical SAM protein, translated as MHAAEPPYQGFEQGPIRPPSESGSLLIRVTRNCPWNRCTFCGLYKGQQFSQRPVDHVLRDIDTVRYWVERIQNGQNGDVEGDVVLDPASGESEWMAAYAARNWLQAGARSVFLQDSNSLIIRPDHLVAILDHLQATFPGVERITSYARSQTIARIDDDSLRGIAAAGLNRIHIGLESGCDQVLDRVRKGASQHTHILAGCKVKAAGIELSEYYMPGLGGKELSMQHALESAEALNRINPDFIRLRTLALPAGLVLTREQADGNFVALGDQETARELLVFLQSLSGITSHVKSDHILNLFEEIDGVLPNDQHRMIAVIHRFLAMRPEEQVVYQIGRRTGLFRKLDDCNDPPLRRQVLKYVEQWGVTPGNVDLVCSELMQRFI; from the coding sequence ATGCATGCAGCTGAGCCGCCCTATCAGGGATTTGAACAGGGACCGATTCGGCCGCCCAGTGAAAGCGGCAGTCTGCTGATTCGGGTGACTCGTAACTGTCCCTGGAACCGTTGTACGTTTTGCGGGTTGTATAAAGGTCAACAGTTCAGTCAGCGGCCTGTAGATCATGTGCTCCGGGACATTGATACTGTGCGATATTGGGTTGAACGGATCCAGAACGGTCAGAACGGGGATGTGGAGGGAGACGTTGTTCTTGATCCAGCCTCGGGTGAGAGTGAGTGGATGGCCGCCTATGCAGCTCGTAACTGGCTGCAGGCCGGAGCTCGTTCAGTTTTTCTCCAGGACTCAAACAGTCTGATTATCAGACCTGATCATTTAGTGGCAATACTTGATCATCTTCAGGCAACCTTTCCCGGTGTCGAACGCATCACGTCCTATGCCCGGTCTCAAACCATTGCCCGGATAGATGATGACAGTTTGCGCGGTATTGCGGCAGCCGGGCTCAACCGCATACACATCGGTCTTGAGTCCGGGTGCGACCAGGTCCTTGATCGGGTACGGAAAGGAGCGAGCCAACACACGCATATTCTTGCTGGATGCAAGGTGAAAGCAGCCGGAATTGAGCTCTCTGAGTACTATATGCCTGGGCTCGGCGGCAAAGAGCTTTCGATGCAGCATGCACTGGAAAGTGCTGAAGCCTTAAACCGGATCAACCCGGATTTCATTCGTTTACGTACCCTGGCATTGCCTGCCGGTCTTGTGTTGACCCGTGAACAGGCAGACGGCAATTTTGTTGCTCTTGGCGATCAGGAAACAGCCAGGGAGTTGTTGGTTTTTCTGCAGTCACTTTCCGGGATTACCAGCCACGTCAAAAGTGATCATATTCTCAACCTGTTTGAGGAGATTGACGGTGTGCTGCCCAATGATCAGCACCGTATGATTGCGGTGATTCACCGGTTCCTGGCCATGCGGCCGGAAGAGCAGGTCGTGTATCAGATTGGTCGCCGAACCGGTCTTTTTCGAAAACTTGATGACTGCAACGATCCGCCTCTTCGCCGGCAGGTGCTTAAGTATGTGGAGCAGTGGGGGGTGACGCCGGGAAATGTGGATCTTGTCTGCAGTGAACTGATGCAACGTTTTATCTGA
- the orn gene encoding oligoribonuclease yields MQSDGNLVWIDLEMTGLNPMKDKILEVATVVTNPHLDILADGPVIAIHQPEEVLEAMDAWNRKHHRESGLLERVRQSTVTCRQAELETLDFVKQWVRRRISPMCGNSVWHDRRFLARFMPELERYFHYRNIDVSTLKELAWRWAPNLPRFDKECHHLALDDIRESIAELKHYSNSFIRKEA; encoded by the coding sequence ATGCAAAGTGACGGCAACTTAGTCTGGATTGATCTGGAAATGACCGGACTGAACCCCATGAAAGACAAGATCCTCGAAGTGGCAACGGTGGTGACCAACCCCCACTTGGACATCCTTGCCGATGGACCGGTTATTGCCATTCATCAGCCGGAAGAGGTGCTCGAAGCTATGGATGCATGGAACAGAAAACATCACCGGGAATCAGGACTGCTGGAGCGTGTACGACAAAGTACAGTGACATGTCGTCAGGCTGAGCTGGAAACCCTGGATTTTGTCAAACAGTGGGTCCGCCGTCGAATCTCGCCGATGTGCGGTAATTCAGTTTGGCACGACCGCCGGTTCCTGGCGCGTTTCATGCCGGAACTGGAGAGATATTTCCATTATCGCAACATCGATGTCAGCACGCTTAAGGAACTGGCCTGGCGCTGGGCACCTAACCTGCCGAGATTCGATAAAGAGTGTCATCATCTCGCCCTTGACGATATTCGCGAATCCATTGCAGAACTCAAGCACTACAGTAACAGTTTCATTCGAAAAGAGGCCTGA